In the genome of Perca fluviatilis chromosome 4, GENO_Pfluv_1.0, whole genome shotgun sequence, one region contains:
- the ccdc71 gene encoding uncharacterized protein ccdc71 isoform X1: MDFLLWNSRTRNMAGAARGPVVGRPLAFANEERRAVHSWSRISSAGHNVLLDALKILSPMSCDLSSSEELVTFLQELGDEGHKPTVLRSMDVYGYRSSTNQPLTEDMLKPPNRSARPAAKRRGRKPPTKKREVHPSWNTSEKCNPKIQGVRPPELLVDHRAITCSRTPSRTVEVSQVRPCLRLTNIEGLSGFHTARLQIHTSWDKTSEAPSVAFSKQQHPPTLSGIPLQPSQNGGGAPTKAVALFSQKSLSCPIRLDGALIGDSAPVFYTNGRAFPETPTELTSNGWRGNGLHRDCRGPKELNNPTRQRNGWKDKNGLRRKVIKVDDSRSVAEARRKAQKILQVNLSPVIQIQPLNHVLRDFRYQNK, encoded by the coding sequence GACTAGAAACATGGCTGGCGCTGCGCGAGGTCCCGTGGTTGGCCGGCCATTGGCATTTGCCAATGAAGAGCGAAGGGCGGTCCACTCCTGGTCCCGGATATCGTCAGCGGGGCACAACGTCCTCCTGGATGCTCTAAAGATCCTCAGCCCAATGTCCTGTGACCTCTCAAGCAGTGAGGAGCTGGTCACCTTCCTGCAGGAGCTGGGCGACGAGGGCCACAAGCCCACTGTGCTACGTAGCATGGACGTGTATGGCTACCGCTCCAGCACAAACCAACCCCTGACTGAAGACATGCTGAAGCCCCCCAACAGGAGCGCCAGACCTGCCGCCAAGAGGAGGGGAAGGAAGCCCCCGACCAAGAAGAGAGAGGTGCACCCATCCTGGAACACCTCTGAGAAGTGCAACCCTAAGATTCAAGGGGTCCGCCCTCCAGAGCTGCTGGTGGACCATCGTGCCATCACCTGCAGCAGGACACCCAGTAGGACTGTGGAGGTGTCGCAGGTGCGGCCGTGCCTCAGACTTACCAACATTGAGGGCCTGTCTGGCTTCCATACAGCCCGACTCCAGATTCACACTTCTTGGGACAAAACCTCTGAGGCACCATCTGTTGCCTTTTCAAAGCAACAGCACCCTCCAACGCTTTCAGGAATACCTTTGCAGCCTTCTCAGAACGGTGGTGGGGCGCCCACCAAAGCTGTGGCCTTGTTCAGCCAGAAGAGCCTGTCCTGCCCCATCCGATTGGACGGCGCCCTCATCGGAGATTCTGCACCGGTCTTTTACACAAATGGACGGGCATTCCCAGAGACTCCCACAGAGCTGACCAGCAATGGCTGGAGGGGAAACGGCCTCCACAGAGATTGTCGGGGCCCCAAGGAACTGAACAACCCGACCCGGCAGAGGAATGGCTGGAAGGACAAAAACGGTCTTAGAAGGAAAGTGATAAAGGTGGATGACTCTCGCTCTGTAGCTGAGGCCCGCAGAAAAGCGCAAAAGATCCTACAGGTCAACCTGTCTCCAGTGATTCAGATTCAACCTCTCAACCATGTGctgagagacttcagataccaGAATAagtga
- the ccdc71 gene encoding uncharacterized protein ccdc71 isoform X2 codes for MAGAARGPVVGRPLAFANEERRAVHSWSRISSAGHNVLLDALKILSPMSCDLSSSEELVTFLQELGDEGHKPTVLRSMDVYGYRSSTNQPLTEDMLKPPNRSARPAAKRRGRKPPTKKREVHPSWNTSEKCNPKIQGVRPPELLVDHRAITCSRTPSRTVEVSQVRPCLRLTNIEGLSGFHTARLQIHTSWDKTSEAPSVAFSKQQHPPTLSGIPLQPSQNGGGAPTKAVALFSQKSLSCPIRLDGALIGDSAPVFYTNGRAFPETPTELTSNGWRGNGLHRDCRGPKELNNPTRQRNGWKDKNGLRRKVIKVDDSRSVAEARRKAQKILQVNLSPVIQIQPLNHVLRDFRYQNK; via the coding sequence ATGGCTGGCGCTGCGCGAGGTCCCGTGGTTGGCCGGCCATTGGCATTTGCCAATGAAGAGCGAAGGGCGGTCCACTCCTGGTCCCGGATATCGTCAGCGGGGCACAACGTCCTCCTGGATGCTCTAAAGATCCTCAGCCCAATGTCCTGTGACCTCTCAAGCAGTGAGGAGCTGGTCACCTTCCTGCAGGAGCTGGGCGACGAGGGCCACAAGCCCACTGTGCTACGTAGCATGGACGTGTATGGCTACCGCTCCAGCACAAACCAACCCCTGACTGAAGACATGCTGAAGCCCCCCAACAGGAGCGCCAGACCTGCCGCCAAGAGGAGGGGAAGGAAGCCCCCGACCAAGAAGAGAGAGGTGCACCCATCCTGGAACACCTCTGAGAAGTGCAACCCTAAGATTCAAGGGGTCCGCCCTCCAGAGCTGCTGGTGGACCATCGTGCCATCACCTGCAGCAGGACACCCAGTAGGACTGTGGAGGTGTCGCAGGTGCGGCCGTGCCTCAGACTTACCAACATTGAGGGCCTGTCTGGCTTCCATACAGCCCGACTCCAGATTCACACTTCTTGGGACAAAACCTCTGAGGCACCATCTGTTGCCTTTTCAAAGCAACAGCACCCTCCAACGCTTTCAGGAATACCTTTGCAGCCTTCTCAGAACGGTGGTGGGGCGCCCACCAAAGCTGTGGCCTTGTTCAGCCAGAAGAGCCTGTCCTGCCCCATCCGATTGGACGGCGCCCTCATCGGAGATTCTGCACCGGTCTTTTACACAAATGGACGGGCATTCCCAGAGACTCCCACAGAGCTGACCAGCAATGGCTGGAGGGGAAACGGCCTCCACAGAGATTGTCGGGGCCCCAAGGAACTGAACAACCCGACCCGGCAGAGGAATGGCTGGAAGGACAAAAACGGTCTTAGAAGGAAAGTGATAAAGGTGGATGACTCTCGCTCTGTAGCTGAGGCCCGCAGAAAAGCGCAAAAGATCCTACAGGTCAACCTGTCTCCAGTGATTCAGATTCAACCTCTCAACCATGTGctgagagacttcagataccaGAATAagtga